One Dunckerocampus dactyliophorus isolate RoL2022-P2 chromosome 15, RoL_Ddac_1.1, whole genome shotgun sequence genomic window, ttatttatttttagtttattgtTATATACGTGTCTGGcgatgaaaatggctaaaactgCTAttgtgctaatgttagcatgctagcaatgctaacgtgctaaagtttattatttatttttatgtgtttattttaatttaaatttttttttttttttggtcttgtttttgttgatttttgtcCCACAATTCTGACTCTAACATAATGTTGTTTTCATATAATCATTTTGCCACACAGTACGAAGCCTTAGccttttcatttctttattattttaatgttttcaaaatattttatctATTCATTTCCTGCCAATACCTTTtaagttttgcttctttttaacatttttgttctaaaacgtttttcaaaaagcatttcattggaggacaagctgcatagaaaatggatggatggcactgcaatgctgcctctgtccaccatagggagccagaggagcccagagcccaaagggaggctgacgtcattgcagcgccctgcaggcaccaatgaatgcgttgctcagacataatgcatgatgggaaaactttaaaagagttgtttattttccattttaaacttgAATTGGTACATGTTAGGTATCcctttggagtgttaagttgctgtgtgatgagtttagtgttatttgtaagatgacaccatgagtcagactgttgtattgAGTAACGACCTCCAGCGATTTCCACTCGGTTGACAAGCTAAGATAATTTGTGATtgtctcctgccaaagaaagagctaccactTCCTCACTGGCTcacgagtggcacagtattgaaacaattagtagtagttctgaagtaaaggagatgtcacgagataaattagccgcagggttcaaagtttaagaaaaaagtagtggcttatacaccggaaatgatggcattaaagtcagaatatgagaaacaaacaaaacgttgCAATTTTAGCAACGTTAGCTTgagtaaaagttaaaatatgatgataataaagtcataatattatgacagtaaagacaataataataagccaaaaatgtacaagatagttgaaatgtttgttcaataaaaaaaattaaaaacaggaaaaaagagcaaaaaagtggtgatgtaagaagaaaaagttaATAGAAACAATACAgtttgtcaccgataacacaaagctgagaagcaggctgtttttgtctttaaatataaaaaacgtcTCTGCATTACggcggagtattagggccaaataggaaaaaaaatagtaatctgagatttcgagaaaaaaatcatacatttacgagaaaaaaagtcataatatcacctttgcccaaggccaaaggtcacataagtcccccttttcatagctgtctcaggcaatgcctgttatgaaggagtattaaaataatctgagattttgagaataaagtcttaaatttatgacagtaaagtcgtaaatttaagtcGTAAAGTCGTAACGAAAAATCTCGTAACTTTATGttccaggcattgcctgagacagctatgaaaaggggggaacTAAagtggccttgggcatgtggagagggagtgagaagggctagctatGCTAATCTGTTTCTGCACaagtgctctgttttgctgccaccttttaaataaaagctCACCTGACGCAAGAGGAAAGTTTTCTTCCTTCCTGAAAagctttgctctattttccctctgccgCGTTTAACACGATggctaatattacaactttattctcgtaaatatactactttattctcgtaaatgtactactttattctcgtaaatgtactactttattctcataatattatgactttattctcggacatttacgtctttattctctgacatttacgactttattctcgtagtattatgacttttttctcgggcatttacgactttattctcataaaattacaacttttttcctcgtaaatatacaactttattgtcgtaatattacgactttttttctggcAAATTTCCGactatttttctcgtaaatgtacaactttagtGTCGTAacattccgacttttttctcgtaaatttatgactttaatcctAGTAAATCAAGGACTTTAGTCTCGAAatctttgatgtttttttttttatgtgttactCTTTTTTACTGGGTCTTCCTGCATATCTCCAAGGGTCGGTTTAGAACATGTAAAAGTGACCCCGGCATCCTCTTATTTTTCAGTGtgcggccctctgtggaaaaagtttggacacccctgctttgtaccttttacattttgcttccttttttttttttttttacttgtgtttCGTCAATTTTTTGTCCCTCTGAAACCCTGTCACGCGTCATTTTATCATAGCTTTGCCATGCATTAGCAAACCTGGACCTTTTCCTtcaaattatttaaaattgtaattattgttatgtatttatttcctgCCAACACCATTTcttttttaatcacattttcgTTGCTTTTTTTGCACTTTCCGTTGAGTGACTCCATATGTGTGTGTTGCTCGTGCATGGGTCGTGCCGTACTCTTACACATGCACTCGTGCACCCCCACGCTAACCAGCGCTCACCTTGAGGCCGAGGACATATTTGAGTGTTGTTTATCGGGTGCAGACCAGGAAAATGCGTGCAGAGGAAGTGTTTTCCTCGAATCCTCTCTTATATGATAACGTAGATGCAGGGATGTTTTTATTTACCTTGCCTGCGATGGAAGTGATAAAGGCAGAAGGAGGGAggggtgtctgtgtgtgtgcgtgtgtgtgcgtgcgtgtgtgtgtgtgcgtgtgtgtgtgaagaagcAGTAATTTGAAGCCGGGCTAATTAAATGGGATGAGCAGCATGTTGTGATAATGAGACGGTGAAAGCATCTTGAAGAGCTTTCCTTTTTACGGGAGCAGCAGCCAATCCAACTGGCGGCTTCCCACACTGATGAGCCCGCTCCACCAATCAAGTCGCTCATTCCGAGCCTTGGCAACAACCTCCGCGGCAAAGCAGAAACAGcagtgtgatgtgtgtgtgtgtgtgtgtgtgtgtgtgtgtgtggagagagTGAGCGGGGGGTTGTATTTGCACATGTGTATTGGCCTTGTCTTCTTCAGTGTTTGGCTTGTAACGTCTCATAGAAAATGtgtcttctgtgtgtgtgtgaggtgactggccccacacacacacacacacacacacacacacacacacacacacacacacacacacacacacacacacgcccatgTGAGCACTAAAGCAGCATTTCTCCCCAGAGTGACATATTACATGATGACCTCTTGGAGTCCCTATTATTACAATCTATAGCtgcaaatgttatttatttttattgttgtttttttttaaagctacaCGCACGCCAGTTTGATACACACACAAGTGTGTGCTCGTCTAATTAGATTCGAGAGGAGCCTTCATCCAGATTGATTGTGGGAAGAACAGCTGACACATGCGTTAAGTGTCCAACATCTAGTCGAGTCGTATTTCACCATCTTTGttgtctttatttattattttaatttataatcctttaaaaaactaaatacgtgcatttttgaaaaggaCGTTCATGCATAGTTTACTgataattatattaaatatatattttctatctTTTCTCTATGCACTATTATTTAActattatattacaatatatcattttcatttaaaaagtaaatcaaaCAACATGCCTGTTGATCTCCGGTATTTAATACTTTCTCTAAGCATTACTTTAGaattgatcatttatttctatttaattgtaattattttattgtgaCATTTGCCATTagcattttcttatttttgatATTATAATGTAACATGTACTATGTATCTTTCATTCATAACTATAttgaaatgtaattatttaatttttaagtgTAATTACATTTCTCCATCGTTATTATAATCTACTTCatttcaatttggacaatacaaacatattttaaatgtttgatagaatttattattttgttttagcaCTTATgtaaattattcattttaaatattttgaaaatgtgggGGGGGAAATCCAATAGCAGTTTTCCATGCTTGTTGTCATTTAATTGTTCTTAAAAAGTCCATTAAAAGTGCATTAGTAACGGTGATGTCATCGCCATGAAGTACTGTACCGGTATCTAAACAGTTGCACTTCTTTTCCTCACCACCGGGGGCACTCTGCATTCATGCATGCATATTGATGCATGCTGTCACTTTAGTATatttttgtgcttgtgtgtgcatcTGAAATAAGAGTGGAACAGTTATTTCCCCTCAGGAAACTGTAGAGGATTCTTCTAAAGCTAAAAAAAAGATCTATAAGTAcataaaaatggacattttgatttattaaaGTCTACGAATGGATGATAAAACTATGGTTTAGAATggaagactgtgtgtgtgtgtgtgtgtgtgtgtcatcatcCGGAGAACAGTTGTCGGCCCTGATGGGGGTCCGCCAGTCAGTGGCCCACATCAAGGCTGAAGCGGGGGTTATGGAGGGGCAGGAGTGGGAGGTATGAGGAggtatttgtgtgcatgtgttcatgtgtgtgcaaTCGCAATGAGTCATGAGTGGGGGCTGCGATGCATCCGCGCCCGGATGTGCATGGCTTGACTTTGTATTTAAGACTAACTGCTTTGCATCCGGTTCGTGTTGCATTAATATTGTTTAAGTATTACATACATCACTTGTGCTCACTTCTCAGTGGAGACACGAGCAGTGTCAATGCCGCAGTCTACCTAAGTGGAGGAAAACTGCCCACTCTTGGCCACAAGTGGAATTGCACTCCGGTTCCTTACAAAGCAATGTATAgtatgaatgcattttttaatgttctcCCCCTATTTGTCTAAGGAAGAATGTGGATCTTCTGCAGATTTTCACCATCTTTTTATTCCACTGTAGTTTTTCATTTAGATTATACACCCAATACAATACATAAACACCAAATTCGACAATTTGTGCAACTCAACATATATATTCATGAAAAGGTGAGGTTAGCGGGGcacaaaaccaaaataaatacagttgaACTGAAGATTAACGGCAAGCCTAGAGGAAACGCTCAATGTACAATATGACAGTCAGCGTGGATGGACTTAAACATGTAGTGTGATCGATATTAAAAATGATGCATTGAATTGTGTGTACTTTAAAAACAGgcggagacacacaagcacaaaattCTAATAAAGCAGGGGTGGGGGGCTGGAATTTAGAAGTCGCCCACATCTGATCTCTTGTCCCTGAACTTGCTTCTGGCCTTGGTGCGAGCTTTGAACGCAGCAGAGTTGTGAAGATGCTGTAACAAAAAGGGGAAAAGGTCGTGTTAGTGCAcgattctcaaactgtggtacgGGGACCACTGGTGGTCAGATCAACCCATGTAGACATTCGGCCTCGTCTGCGCCCTTAATCATCGAGTGCCTCTACCAACGCTCACTGCATTTGCCTCGGCGCAAACTTTCAAGCACCCACCATCACCAgttccgtttcataacacacctcgtATGCATAGGAGATCTgtattgacaatttagcgacatgatGGCTGCATTTAGTAAGTAGGGGTGCACaattaagtgtttcttgcatcattcTTTTATTCCccaattaaatacaagccatcaacaaacaaacttgaaatttttttttttttttttaaatacttccTTTTTATAAGCTATCTATGATTACATTCTCATCTCACAATTAGAAAAATGGTGCAAACAATGAGTAATTGCTGAGGCAGAGAGAAAGGGTAgtattaataaataagatctgcttcttcctactccttttcagacatgttgaattgtgcaagtgtgaaCGTAATACTCCTTAACTTGTTAAGAAGCACATCCAAAACAAAACCGGTACCATTAGTGTGTGATGCAAGTCTAAAGTGCTCCATACCCTCTCAAAGCGGGAGATCTTCATGGCCTTTATTGTGGCGGAATCAACCAGCATGGGAGGGCCCAGCTGGAACACGTCTCTGATGAATTCATTCGCCTGTATTGACGAAAGTTCGAGCATCAAGCCTCCATTCTATGGTGTGGCGTCGTGCTACATAAACATCACCGTACCTGCAAGTGGTAATTCATCCCAGCGCCCACAAACTCCCTAAAGGCGTCATAGGTCCTTTTTCTAAGCCAGCTGTCGATGCTCATACGTTCTGTCCCAAAGCGGATGGTCTCAGACTGGAAGTCGCCCTCCTAGAAAGGGTAGATGGGTCatatatttgctgtttttctgttACCTGAAAGCAAGcaatcaagattttttttttttttttttttaagaagcacCTCCACAGCCTTGAGGACATCCCTAAACACGGAGCGCTGCTTCTTCTTGTCTGTCTTGGCCCGATGCTTGTTGCAGTCTGTGGCCAGGGCGCTCAGTTTGTCACACAGCTGGTCCCAGTCGTCAAACTCAAACTCCTAGAGGAGGCAGCTATAATAAGTGAGTCTTCCAAGAAGAGTTTGAGTATTTGGTACCAAGACAACTCACAGGGTCCATGTCTCTTGCAAGCTCGAAAAGCAGTGCTATGGTCTCGCCTGCTGCGATTCTCATGCTGACGTCGTCGCTCTCCAGCAATCTTGGCAGCTTGGGCAGATGTCTTAAGGGAGAAGAAACTGGGATGAATGAATGGgaaatgcacaaaaacacagTGATATTTAAGCTGCTGGGACGGACTTGTGCAAGATGTCTTTAAGCTGGCTGGCCGTGCAGATGGTGAGCAGCAGGGCCCAGGACAGAAGAGCGTTGGTGTGGAGCTGGCTGGTGGGGGCGTTGACAGAAGGGCATGTACCATCAGCCCGAGCGTATGAGCGCGTGAAGAGGTTCTCGAAGCACTCCATGGTGGCACGCACGTCCAACACGTCGTCTTCTGCCACTAAAGTACACAGGCCCAAACTCGTCGCCACCTAGAAGGACAGCTTCAGTGAAGTCTGTGTTTAATCCGCGTCAAGAGTCACGACTCACCGCCTGTCTGCCTAGAATATTCGCCGAGCTGTCTGCAAGGATGTTTTTGAAAATGGGTTTGAGGGTCTTGAAGACCTCCTCACTCTCGATTCCCGAGCCCAGCTGGATGCAGAGCAGGCAGGCCAAAGATGCTGCTGCTCGCTGCTCCTCACCTTTACCTGATGAAGACAGCACAAGCTTTCCTTGAGCCTTTGATCTGCCCTacctgaggctcagagctaaaccAATTTACATTCAAATGCATAAGCCACctgaaacaaattcaaagatgtATTAATACTTCCAGACTACTGGGGTTGTGCCAATGCAAGGACAATGAAGCGCTAACTTCACCATTCatgggaacctcactccatgtTGGAAGTATTGCAACGTTTGAGATTACATTGgattgttatttttggttgaaaataGTTGCCCTACTGTGTTTCACCTACCATTTTATTAGGGGGACGCCCGCTTTATTGTACCAGGCGCAAGAGAAAGATACGATTTCATATGCAATATGTCGATACTTtgactaaacaaacaaaatagtaGGGATGCCACGGGacctcgcaagattaaaacgtgatatttcccatttagagaaaagctgtatcacGGAACAGATCAGACAGTAGTCTCTTAGAAGTAACTATGGCATCAtagtgaatgataatacacgtaatatgcaAGAGGCATTGtatgaggcaggattggaactgcaCACCAAGCGCTTtatgcacactataaaccttgcaatccaccTAACAACCGCTGCATAAGGCTTCCATGAAAATATGTAATACGAGCATctacttcactacttcctggtgaTCTAAGCATGATGGGAACTGTGGTtcttttagcataaacataaaactaatcatg contains:
- the ifrd1 gene encoding interferon-related developmental regulator 1, producing MRRAKKKSGRGGQHGNVQPFSDEDASVETLSHCSSFSDNTSVADEGGEASEDTAQEDFQYKLKGFIDSTVDKSAKTRQGAMDGLKTAMATRILYEFISERRMTITDSIERSLKKGKGEEQRAAASLACLLCIQLGSGIESEEVFKTLKPIFKNILADSSANILGRQAVATSLGLCTLVAEDDVLDVRATMECFENLFTRSYARADGTCPSVNAPTSQLHTNALLSWALLLTICTASQLKDILHKHLPKLPRLLESDDVSMRIAAGETIALLFELARDMDPEFEFDDWDQLCDKLSALATDCNKHRAKTDKKKQRSVFRDVLKAVEEGDFQSETIRFGTERMSIDSWLRKRTYDAFREFVGAGMNYHLQANEFIRDVFQLGPPMLVDSATIKAMKISRFERHLHNSAAFKARTKARSKFRDKRSDVGDF